In a genomic window of Mesoplasma tabanidae:
- a CDS encoding ABC transporter permease: MFKFKIQFIVVILLSFFASFYLASTTSLNSRMNRSYDDIVRSYEKFDYSYSTKASESNLSTSSKTLLPILDLIPNSTNYFKQNNKIIHDSFNVVLNDHGFTENGYNENIITKTFFENQKPTNTIKDIWNLKNEWTWGRMSVVESDPFKGTFDYVSQNYQTNFGSNIDKYSGADYFNTFSSFTYLIVKALSETLYNELKNDSPDESFANSLIYKYWKENDYKVDKNFKSIKLESFNKEDMHSTLWYDEYKKQVSSLGEFQVYVYNALETVAYFITYQINQFLTNSYSRTTKHMSSFDWSTAGNNDVEKTTRYVKEFNTIADKNKEMKIFVKLQLPNQGEQTITGGDLTSEQIWNYNKELTFEYIFGAPLEENEKINSDFIVGDISTTYQLKANDSNIIASKLKVENNGLRGLANPVTVAMDESINEYSFSTINLLNPWEKNNLGEKWENQNTGKKYSYEFDSNKYKTMYDWANIYSHNVFHQTMAAEVNEIELYLREEAFMYDRTSKTNFRFVILDDNYDYNFKVTAGLPVMQSNEIVISQQYAFKNGYSVGDAIKIGNSNFIISGFGSDALTYYPLVDPEIPLSDVANSVIVYAPKYIVEKVMKDGSEKDLSFTTYYFIKDALKEKETLSKRMSIYDSVLFSNKSKLSESFEDSQNDSLNFGDKKSINEIKNFEKTYFNLNWTLQPKMLEIVTIVSIVTSILVLLMSFVSIIFGIKKTIDHNSNQIGFLKAKGVDSYRLSLSYIVYSIILFFIVVPLAWLSAGFFQEIITKLFATYFSTTLYEFVFDYKILLVLLILFGIGSLILSYLIAFILVSKDVLKIINKESQQGKARNWLPRKLNIINIMDFKFRFPLKIALRGSKQIAMISVTVLITAFVITISILTPSMLNVYIRDAGKYYTYNNQYIMNDELTGLPTAKTSLTASRGLPTTESLYQEPKTLLGTSSRDQISDIYFDNNKYYVDSSWDSNMFPPILMGEGWTNGEWKTDLNWTEKWFFDDKVKTKDDTSKLLKMAMPVIGQLGNLNGITISAGSFEKLASYVWNTDINPNTGYSYFHNQAINETTKRNVWEMKKNSAKGSIEFIQMALQIAMEALAQSNDESGLPTIERPNDTTWKEDLILLALAFLPNVGQQYLKDSPNRASQFGISINAENYTPGIETLSTDVQTKINNNVVNINGLKDNQTVYNLDSINDEKVFIKDQETLNKLNLLFNDKENYNGGDIKLSTGFKVYDSNSKVLTVPVVTNLKSVKQQGLNNKVNIQGMNYKTLSIGGKTLPKNAWVYDNREITANKKLFSKDFNMQNEADWINPSSIDPSKLTYSKQFEYDNDGNITAINDQSKWFINSLISDQYDINGLDFELRPYYHYNNLKLFVPKNITDIDSLLNGKYANTNKTSKNSASDWRSNIDIWHGTVQQRDIPEEVKKAWGTEFANEQEWEWISPFSLNYSKKITDPNRKGWIQSIDTDLQQIYTWASDKIVSSGSSSEAVISTSDALPSFLNGVNMQSVDTIETYNGNIIIADQDILNLLTNKSTEKYLPVDYDFYGEAIAEVPDGKITNGDHTITMNHMRTPIEQLNMMREHKNFYMKNDLIEKYKINDQEAYRKVLQNRDFNSKFSAFDEAFGVTGGIKGTMVDSPGVFALQGSSKSIESNLGMSYNKVDLVSTQLGMIISISESILLVALFLITGVIIISILVITIISDVYIMKYHRFMVTMKALGYSNKEVVVNTILIPSIIATVFVITGYIIGKWLLGVLMVEAQKFGVFIPLITNWWATPVILLGILLMFIIAFIFSLRKPLKDELKSLT, from the coding sequence ATGTTTAAATTTAAAATTCAATTTATAGTAGTAATTCTACTATCATTTTTTGCGTCTTTTTATTTAGCTTCAACAACAAGTCTAAATTCAAGAATGAATAGATCATATGATGATATAGTTAGAAGTTATGAAAAATTTGACTATTCATATTCTACTAAAGCAAGTGAGTCTAATTTGTCAACTTCTTCTAAAACATTATTACCAATATTGGATTTAATACCTAATTCAACAAATTACTTTAAACAAAATAATAAAATAATTCATGATTCTTTTAACGTTGTTTTAAATGATCATGGTTTTACTGAAAATGGCTATAATGAAAACATAATCACTAAAACATTTTTTGAAAATCAAAAACCTACAAATACTATAAAAGATATATGAAACTTAAAAAATGAATGAACTTGAGGAAGAATGTCAGTGGTTGAATCTGATCCATTTAAAGGAACATTTGATTACGTATCTCAAAATTATCAAACTAATTTTGGTTCAAATATTGATAAATATAGTGGCGCGGATTATTTTAATACTTTTTCATCTTTTACTTACTTAATTGTTAAAGCACTTTCTGAAACTTTATATAATGAATTAAAAAATGATTCACCAGATGAATCATTTGCAAATTCACTTATCTATAAATATTGAAAAGAAAATGACTACAAAGTTGATAAAAATTTTAAAAGTATAAAACTTGAAAGTTTTAATAAAGAAGATATGCATTCAACTCTATGATATGACGAATATAAAAAACAAGTTTCAAGTTTAGGTGAATTTCAAGTTTATGTATATAATGCACTTGAAACTGTAGCATATTTTATAACTTATCAAATTAATCAGTTTTTAACTAATTCATACTCAAGAACAACAAAACATATGAGTTCATTTGACTGATCAACAGCAGGAAATAATGACGTTGAAAAAACAACAAGATATGTTAAAGAGTTTAATACAATAGCAGACAAAAATAAAGAAATGAAAATATTTGTAAAACTACAATTACCTAATCAAGGTGAACAAACAATAACTGGTGGTGATTTAACTAGTGAGCAAATTTGAAATTATAATAAAGAGTTAACTTTTGAATATATTTTTGGAGCACCGTTAGAAGAAAATGAAAAAATTAATAGTGATTTTATTGTTGGAGATATTAGTACAACATATCAATTAAAAGCTAATGATTCAAACATAATTGCATCTAAATTGAAAGTTGAAAATAATGGATTAAGAGGTCTTGCTAACCCGGTAACTGTAGCAATGGACGAATCAATTAATGAATATTCATTTTCAACAATAAACTTGTTAAATCCTTGAGAAAAAAATAATTTAGGTGAAAAATGAGAAAATCAAAATACCGGTAAAAAATATAGTTATGAATTTGACTCAAATAAATACAAAACAATGTATGACTGAGCAAATATTTATTCTCATAATGTATTTCACCAAACTATGGCAGCTGAAGTAAATGAGATAGAGCTTTATTTAAGAGAAGAAGCTTTTATGTATGATAGAACTTCAAAAACTAACTTTAGATTTGTTATTTTAGATGACAATTATGACTATAATTTCAAAGTAACAGCAGGTTTACCTGTTATGCAATCAAACGAAATAGTTATTTCACAGCAATATGCATTTAAGAATGGATATTCAGTTGGAGATGCAATTAAAATTGGTAATTCAAATTTTATTATTTCTGGTTTTGGTAGTGATGCTTTAACTTACTATCCATTAGTCGATCCAGAAATACCTTTAAGTGATGTTGCAAATTCTGTTATTGTTTATGCACCAAAATATATAGTTGAAAAAGTAATGAAAGATGGTAGTGAAAAAGACTTATCATTTACAACTTATTATTTTATTAAAGATGCTTTAAAAGAAAAAGAAACATTAAGTAAAAGAATGTCAATTTATGATTCAGTATTATTTTCAAATAAATCTAAATTATCTGAAAGTTTTGAAGATTCACAAAATGATTCATTAAATTTTGGCGACAAAAAATCTATAAATGAAATTAAAAACTTTGAAAAAACTTATTTTAATCTAAATTGAACATTACAACCTAAAATGCTGGAAATAGTTACTATTGTGTCAATTGTTACATCAATTTTAGTTTTATTGATGTCATTTGTTTCAATTATATTTGGTATTAAAAAAACTATAGATCATAACTCAAATCAAATTGGATTCTTAAAGGCAAAAGGTGTAGATTCATATAGACTTTCTCTTTCTTATATTGTTTATTCAATTATCTTATTTTTTATAGTTGTTCCATTAGCTTGATTAAGCGCTGGTTTTTTCCAAGAAATCATAACAAAATTATTTGCAACTTACTTTTCAACTACTCTTTATGAATTTGTTTTTGATTATAAGATATTGCTTGTATTACTAATCTTATTTGGGATTGGTTCATTAATTCTAAGTTACTTAATAGCATTTATTCTAGTTTCAAAAGACGTATTAAAAATCATTAACAAAGAGAGTCAACAAGGAAAAGCTAGAAATTGATTGCCTAGAAAACTTAATATCATAAATATAATGGACTTTAAATTTAGATTTCCTTTAAAAATCGCACTTAGAGGCTCAAAACAAATTGCAATGATAAGTGTAACTGTTCTTATTACAGCATTTGTTATAACAATTTCTATATTAACTCCCTCAATGCTTAACGTTTATATTAGAGACGCTGGCAAATACTATACATACAATAATCAGTATATAATGAATGATGAATTAACAGGTTTACCAACTGCAAAAACTTCGTTAACAGCTTCAAGAGGTTTACCTACAACAGAAAGTTTATATCAAGAACCAAAAACTCTTTTAGGAACATCTTCAAGAGATCAAATCTCAGATATTTACTTTGATAATAACAAATATTATGTTGATTCAAGTTGAGATAGCAATATGTTCCCACCAATATTAATGGGTGAAGGTTGAACTAATGGAGAATGAAAAACAGATTTAAACTGAACTGAAAAATGATTTTTTGATGATAAAGTTAAAACAAAAGATGATACATCAAAGTTATTAAAAATGGCAATGCCAGTTATTGGTCAACTAGGAAACTTAAATGGTATAACAATATCAGCAGGATCATTTGAAAAACTTGCTAGTTATGTATGGAATACTGACATAAATCCTAATACAGGTTATTCATATTTTCACAATCAAGCAATTAATGAAACAACAAAAAGAAATGTTTGAGAAATGAAAAAAAATTCAGCTAAAGGAAGCATTGAATTTATTCAAATGGCTCTTCAAATAGCAATGGAAGCTTTAGCACAATCAAATGATGAATCTGGTCTTCCCACAATCGAAAGACCAAACGATACAACATGAAAAGAAGATTTAATTTTGTTAGCCTTAGCATTTTTACCAAATGTAGGACAACAGTACTTAAAAGATTCACCAAATAGAGCATCTCAATTTGGTATTTCAATTAATGCAGAAAATTATACACCTGGTATAGAAACATTATCAACAGATGTTCAAACTAAGATAAATAATAATGTTGTTAACATAAATGGTCTTAAAGATAATCAAACTGTGTATAATTTAGATTCAATTAATGATGAAAAAGTCTTCATTAAGGATCAAGAAACATTAAATAAATTGAATTTATTATTTAATGATAAGGAAAATTATAATGGCGGTGATATTAAATTAAGCACAGGTTTTAAAGTTTATGATTCTAATTCAAAAGTACTAACAGTACCTGTAGTAACTAACTTAAAATCTGTTAAGCAACAAGGTTTAAATAACAAGGTTAATATTCAAGGTATGAATTATAAAACTTTATCAATTGGTGGTAAAACATTACCTAAAAATGCGTGAGTATATGATAATAGAGAAATAACAGCTAACAAAAAATTATTTAGTAAAGATTTTAATATGCAAAATGAAGCTGATTGAATAAATCCTTCATCAATAGATCCAAGTAAATTAACGTATTCAAAACAATTTGAATATGATAATGATGGTAATATTACTGCTATTAACGATCAATCAAAGTGATTTATAAATAGTTTAATTTCTGATCAATATGATATTAACGGTTTAGATTTTGAATTAAGACCTTACTATCACTACAATAACTTAAAACTATTTGTTCCAAAAAACATAACAGACATTGATTCATTGCTAAATGGAAAATATGCAAATACAAATAAAACTTCAAAAAATTCAGCTAGTGATTGAAGATCAAATATTGATATTTGACATGGTACAGTGCAACAAAGAGACATTCCTGAAGAAGTTAAGAAAGCTTGAGGCACTGAGTTTGCTAATGAACAAGAATGAGAATGAATTTCGCCTTTTAGTTTAAATTATAGTAAAAAAATAACTGATCCAAATAGAAAAGGTTGAATTCAAAGCATTGATACTGATTTACAACAAATTTACACTTGAGCAAGTGATAAAATTGTTTCAAGTGGTTCAAGTTCAGAAGCAGTAATTTCAACTTCTGATGCATTGCCTTCATTCTTAAATGGTGTTAACATGCAATCAGTAGATACAATAGAAACATATAATGGAAATATTATAATTGCAGATCAAGATATTTTAAATTTATTAACAAACAAATCAACTGAAAAATATCTTCCTGTTGATTATGATTTCTATGGGGAAGCAATAGCTGAAGTACCTGATGGGAAAATAACAAATGGTGATCACACAATTACAATGAATCATATGAGAACCCCAATTGAGCAATTAAACATGATGAGAGAACATAAAAACTTCTATATGAAAAATGATCTAATAGAAAAATATAAAATTAATGATCAAGAAGCATACAGAAAAGTTCTTCAAAATAGGGATTTCAATTCAAAATTTTCAGCATTTGATGAAGCCTTTGGAGTTACAGGTGGAATTAAAGGTACAATGGTTGATTCACCTGGTGTATTTGCATTGCAGGGAAGTTCTAAGAGTATAGAATCAAATCTGGGAATGTCTTATAATAAGGTTGATTTAGTAAGCACACAATTGGGAATGATAATAAGCATTAGTGAATCTATATTACTTGTTGCGCTATTCTTAATTACTGGTGTGATAATAATTTCAATATTAGTTATAACAATTATTTCAGATGTTTATATAATGAAATATCACAGATTTATGGTTACAATGAAAGCTCTTGGATATTCAAACAAAGAAGTTGTTGTTAATACAATTTTGATCCCTTCAATTATTGCAACAGTATTTGTCATAACCGGTTATATAATTGGTAAATGGTTACTAGGTGTTCTTATGGTTGAAGCACAAAAATTTGGTGTCTTTATACCACTAATTACAAATTGATGAGCAACACCAGTTATATTATTAGGAATTTTATTAATGTTCATAATAGCATTTATATTCTCATTAAGAAAACCACTAAAAGATGAGTTAAAATCTTTAACTTAA
- the ligA gene encoding NAD-dependent DNA ligase LigA, translated as MNKEKAQKLIYDLRNKLNEWAKEYYVLDNPSVDDAEYDKAIHELIDLENQFPELITPDSITQKVGGIISDKFEKHAHKYPMLSLGDIFSWEEFLNFNKQVAKITDTEDNEYTAELKIDGLSISLIYKDGLLQKGVTRGDGKVGENVTTNVKTIKSIPLSIPSKDEIEIRGEVFLSKKEFAKINDERLLNGEQLFANPRNAAAGTLRQLDSKIVADRNLDAYLYYYFNETNPIDTQIGSINQIKKLGLKTNFETKICKTLNEVKTYIEHYTEKRNELDYEIDGIVFKLNDKKLQEEVGYTAKTPKWAIAYKFPAEVKETKLLDIFPTVGRTGKITYNAKLQPVQIAGTIVSAASLNNAEYIIAKDLRINSIVKVKKAGDIIPEVINSIKDDKFELLSIWQKADKCPACNEQLEKTLSEVDQFCVNFNCPAQILRSLEHFASRGAANIVGLGGQTIKKLFEEKLITNIADIFKIEEHKESIINFEKFGQKSFDNLIASIQDAKNNSFEKTLFGLGIRHVGSKTALTLAQIYKNIDNLQTASYDELSSIDSVGEVLAMSIVDWFKIESNLQLINELKTFNVNFEYLGQTKNIESTISDKSFVITGTLSKSREYYKDIIEINNGKVIGSVSKKTDYVLAGENAGSKLIKAEELNIKIINEKDFFKILKGEQDER; from the coding sequence ATGAATAAGGAAAAAGCCCAAAAATTGATATATGATTTACGCAATAAACTTAATGAATGAGCAAAAGAATATTATGTTCTTGATAATCCTAGCGTTGATGATGCTGAATATGACAAAGCAATTCATGAATTAATTGATCTTGAAAATCAATTTCCAGAATTAATAACACCTGATTCTATAACTCAAAAAGTTGGTGGAATTATTAGTGATAAATTTGAAAAACATGCTCATAAATATCCTATGTTAAGTCTTGGAGATATATTTAGTTGAGAGGAGTTTTTAAATTTTAACAAGCAAGTGGCTAAAATAACTGATACTGAGGATAACGAATATACAGCTGAATTAAAAATTGATGGTTTATCAATATCATTAATTTATAAAGATGGTTTGTTACAAAAAGGTGTTACTCGTGGTGATGGCAAAGTTGGTGAAAATGTTACAACAAATGTTAAAACAATTAAATCTATACCTCTTTCAATACCTTCAAAAGATGAAATTGAGATTCGCGGTGAAGTTTTTTTATCTAAAAAAGAGTTTGCAAAAATTAATGATGAAAGACTATTAAATGGTGAGCAATTATTTGCAAACCCCAGAAATGCAGCTGCTGGTACTTTAAGACAATTAGATTCTAAAATAGTGGCTGATAGAAATCTTGACGCTTATTTATATTATTATTTTAATGAAACTAACCCAATTGATACTCAAATAGGTTCTATTAATCAGATAAAAAAATTAGGATTAAAAACTAACTTTGAAACAAAAATTTGTAAAACTTTAAATGAAGTTAAAACATACATAGAACACTATACTGAAAAAAGAAATGAATTGGATTATGAAATTGATGGTATTGTTTTTAAGCTAAATGATAAAAAATTGCAAGAAGAAGTCGGTTATACAGCTAAAACACCAAAATGAGCAATTGCATACAAATTTCCCGCAGAAGTTAAAGAGACAAAGTTATTAGATATATTTCCAACTGTTGGAAGAACAGGAAAAATAACCTATAATGCAAAATTGCAACCTGTTCAAATTGCAGGAACAATAGTTTCAGCAGCATCATTGAATAATGCAGAGTATATTATTGCAAAAGATTTGCGAATAAACTCAATAGTTAAAGTAAAAAAAGCTGGTGACATTATTCCAGAAGTTATAAATTCTATAAAAGATGATAAATTTGAATTACTTTCAATTTGACAAAAAGCTGATAAATGTCCTGCATGTAATGAACAATTAGAAAAAACACTATCAGAGGTTGATCAATTTTGTGTTAACTTTAACTGCCCTGCTCAAATCTTAAGAAGCTTAGAACACTTTGCAAGTAGAGGAGCAGCTAATATTGTTGGTCTTGGTGGTCAAACTATTAAAAAATTATTTGAAGAAAAGTTAATAACAAATATTGCTGATATATTCAAAATTGAAGAACACAAAGAAAGCATCATTAATTTTGAAAAATTCGGACAAAAAAGTTTTGACAATCTTATTGCGTCAATTCAAGATGCGAAAAATAATTCATTTGAGAAAACTTTATTTGGTTTAGGTATTAGACATGTTGGCTCTAAAACAGCTCTTACTTTAGCTCAAATATATAAAAATATTGATAATTTACAAACAGCGTCTTATGATGAGTTAAGCTCAATAGATTCAGTTGGTGAAGTATTAGCAATGTCAATTGTAGATTGATTTAAGATTGAATCTAATCTACAATTAATAAATGAATTGAAGACATTTAATGTTAATTTTGAATATTTGGGACAAACAAAAAATATTGAATCAACAATTAGTGATAAATCATTTGTAATAACAGGTACTTTATCAAAATCAAGAGAATATTATAAAGATATAATTGAAATAAATAATGGTAAAGTAATAGGATCAGTTTCTAAAAAAACTGATTATGTATTAGCTGGTGAAAATGCTGGAAGCAAGCTGATAAAAGCTGAAGAACTAAATATTAAAATTATTAATGAAAAGGATTTTTTCAAAATTTTAAAAGGAGAGCAAGATGAAAGATAA
- a CDS encoding Asp-tRNA(Asn)/Glu-tRNA(Gln) amidotransferase subunit GatC, which translates to MKDKKYYEELAQDSMLKFTDNEINEIVAKQEDLKKEFEKVLKIDTSNVKPLFYPYDDIHTYLREDNETTVINQKVILSNAPTSDGDFVTIKKVVK; encoded by the coding sequence ATGAAAGATAAAAAGTATTATGAAGAGTTAGCACAAGATTCAATGTTGAAATTTACAGATAATGAAATTAATGAAATTGTAGCAAAACAAGAAGACTTAAAAAAGGAATTTGAGAAAGTGTTAAAAATAGATACATCTAATGTAAAACCACTTTTTTATCCTTATGATGACATTCACACTTATTTAAGAGAAGACAATGAAACAACAGTTATCAATCAAAAAGTTATATTGTCAAATGCTCCAACTTCTGATGGTGATTTTGTGACAATTAAAAAGGTGGTAAAATAA
- a CDS encoding amidase family protein, translated as MNYKKLSILELHEKIANNEISIAELTSAVLIEANKVLKSNAINKLSDQHAIKLANKLDQDSNKNSLLYGIPYFAKDNFATENIETTSSSNILKGYVPPFNATSISKLEDQGAVLIGKAALDELGMGGVGLYSCNGIITNPADYKRIVGGSSSGSAYLVAKGIVPFATGSDTGDSIRKPASFNNIVGFKPSYGAISRYGLLPYSPSLDTVGFFTRNVTDMAIVCDATFGYDNKDATSHDNESKEMFKNIGKLNTSIKFGYIKKVIDDLSENLKSAYYNLFETLKAKGYEVKEVSFKQELLDSLSAIYKMISFSESVSTNANLDGIKFGKRAAGADYVEIITNSRSEGFGDEVKQRFLVGALNLNKENQIIYLNKAKQVRRLIVEELNKVFIETDILIIPPTDKIAPLIEDLKTNSNSETEYLNDILTLANFNGSPSITIPFLKEGKLGIGININTKPKQDLLCLQAAKVLEDIIGIKNEIVED; from the coding sequence ATGAATTACAAAAAATTATCAATTTTAGAATTGCACGAAAAAATCGCTAATAATGAAATTAGTATTGCAGAATTAACTAGCGCTGTTTTGATTGAAGCGAATAAAGTTCTAAAATCAAATGCAATTAATAAATTAAGTGATCAGCATGCAATTAAACTAGCAAACAAATTAGATCAAGATTCAAACAAAAATTCTTTACTATATGGAATTCCTTATTTTGCTAAAGATAACTTTGCAACAGAGAATATTGAAACAACATCTTCATCTAATATTTTAAAAGGCTATGTTCCTCCATTTAATGCAACATCAATTTCAAAATTAGAAGATCAAGGTGCAGTTTTAATTGGAAAGGCAGCGCTTGATGAATTAGGGATGGGTGGAGTAGGCCTTTATTCATGTAATGGAATTATAACTAACCCAGCTGATTATAAAAGAATCGTTGGTGGAAGTAGCAGTGGTAGTGCTTATTTAGTTGCAAAAGGAATAGTACCATTTGCAACAGGTAGTGACACAGGGGATTCAATTAGAAAACCTGCATCATTTAATAATATTGTAGGTTTTAAACCATCATATGGTGCAATCAGTAGATATGGATTATTACCTTACTCACCAAGTTTAGATACAGTAGGATTCTTTACTAGAAATGTTACTGATATGGCTATTGTTTGTGATGCAACTTTTGGATATGACAATAAGGATGCAACTAGTCATGATAACGAATCTAAAGAAATGTTTAAAAATATTGGAAAATTAAATACATCTATTAAATTTGGATACATTAAAAAAGTAATTGATGATTTAAGTGAAAACCTAAAAAGTGCATACTATAATTTATTTGAAACTTTAAAAGCAAAAGGCTATGAAGTTAAAGAAGTTAGTTTTAAACAAGAATTATTAGATTCTTTATCAGCAATATATAAAATGATTTCATTTAGTGAGTCTGTTTCAACTAACGCTAATTTAGATGGCATCAAATTTGGTAAAAGAGCAGCTGGTGCTGATTATGTTGAAATAATTACAAATTCAAGATCAGAAGGTTTTGGGGATGAAGTTAAACAAAGATTTCTTGTTGGTGCTTTAAACTTAAATAAAGAAAACCAAATAATATATTTAAATAAAGCAAAGCAGGTTAGAAGATTAATTGTTGAAGAATTAAATAAGGTTTTTATTGAAACAGATATTTTAATTATTCCTCCAACAGATAAAATAGCACCTTTAATCGAAGATTTGAAAACAAATTCAAATTCTGAAACAGAATATTTAAATGATATTTTAACCTTAGCAAATTTTAATGGTTCACCTTCAATTACAATTCCGTTTTTAAAAGAAGGAAAACTTGGTATTGGAATTAATATAAATACAAAACCTAAACAAGATCTTTTATGTTTACAAGCAGCTAAAGTGCTTGAAGATATAATTGGTATTAAAAATGAAATAGTGGAGGATTAA
- the gatB gene encoding Asp-tRNA(Asn)/Glu-tRNA(Gln) amidotransferase subunit GatB, translating into MKNFEIVIGIENHVELKTKTKMFSSAPVSYGEIPNTNVNETDMAYPGSLPTVNQKGIELAIKTCNALKLEIDTLVKFDRKNYFYPDLTKGYQITQQYNPIGKNGKLIISVDGIEKEVDIERLHIEEDTAKQIHKDDLTYIDYNRAGTGLVEIVTRPVLRSADEACAYVEKLREVLLFLKVSDVKMNEGSLRTDVNISIRPFGSKEFSNKVEIKNLNSISNIKKAIEFEVERQTKLMLNNEIIIQETRRFDDTTNSTVSMRSKSDALDYKYFREPNIMPIQLDQKWVNECIKNSPELADGKRIKYVNDYKISINDTNILLTSIEMSEFFEEAIKHTSNYTKVANILISDIQAQLNSENTSIDKLALSPVHLAEMINLVDQTIISSKHTKTILPIIMKNNSKSVMEIVEELNIKMISDENEITSLVNPIIESNLELLEQYNERPERVTKTIMGQLMKVTGGNVNPEAGINIIVKLVEARLK; encoded by the coding sequence ATGAAAAATTTTGAAATAGTTATTGGTATTGAAAATCATGTTGAATTAAAAACTAAAACTAAGATGTTTTCATCAGCTCCAGTAAGTTATGGTGAGATTCCAAACACTAATGTTAATGAAACTGATATGGCTTACCCTGGAAGTTTACCAACAGTTAATCAAAAGGGAATTGAACTAGCAATAAAAACATGTAATGCTTTAAAACTTGAAATTGATACTTTAGTTAAATTTGATCGTAAGAATTACTTTTACCCAGATTTAACTAAAGGATATCAAATAACACAACAATATAATCCAATCGGTAAAAATGGAAAATTGATTATAAGTGTTGATGGAATAGAAAAAGAAGTTGACATTGAAAGATTGCACATTGAAGAAGATACAGCTAAGCAAATTCACAAAGATGATTTAACATATATTGATTACAATAGAGCCGGAACAGGTTTAGTAGAAATTGTTACAAGACCAGTTTTAAGAAGTGCTGATGAAGCTTGTGCTTATGTTGAAAAATTAAGAGAAGTATTATTATTTTTAAAAGTTAGTGATGTAAAAATGAATGAAGGAAGTTTAAGAACTGATGTTAACATCTCTATTAGACCATTTGGTTCAAAAGAATTTTCAAACAAAGTCGAAATTAAAAACTTAAATTCCATTTCAAATATCAAAAAAGCAATTGAATTTGAAGTTGAGCGTCAAACTAAATTAATGCTAAATAATGAAATAATTATTCAAGAAACACGTAGATTTGATGATACTACAAATTCAACAGTATCAATGCGTAGTAAATCTGATGCATTAGACTATAAATACTTTAGAGAACCAAATATTATGCCCATTCAATTAGATCAAAAATGAGTAAATGAATGTATTAAAAATTCTCCTGAATTAGCTGATGGTAAAAGAATTAAATATGTTAATGATTATAAAATATCAATAAATGATACAAATATTTTATTAACAAGTATTGAAATGTCTGAGTTTTTTGAAGAAGCAATTAAACATACTAGCAATTATACTAAAGTAGCAAATATTTTAATTAGTGATATTCAAGCACAATTAAATAGTGAGAATACATCAATTGATAAATTAGCTTTATCACCGGTTCATTTAGCTGAAATGATCAATTTAGTTGATCAAACAATTATATCTTCTAAGCATACTAAAACAATTTTGCCAATTATAATGAAAAATAATTCAAAATCGGTTATGGAAATTGTTGAAGAATTAAATATAAAAATGATTAGTGATGAAAATGAAATAACTAGTTTGGTAAATCCAATTATTGAAAGTAATTTAGAATTGCTTGAACAATATAATGAAAGACCAGAGAGAGTCACAAAAACTATTATGGGTCAGTTAATGAAGGTTACTGGGGGAAATGTTAATCCAGAAGCAGGAATTAACATTATAGTTAAATTAGTAGAAGCAAGGTTAAAATAA